tCTTGATGATGTCAGAGAGTGAAATTTCTCTTAAAGGCATCAAGGTGAACACAGTCCAATGGAAATGGAAGAGCTACAATGGACGGAGGTTTGGTCATGAGGACTCTGCTCCGcttcagtcctggggggcctgcTGGGTGGCCCGGTCTCGGCTTACCTCTCGATCTGTGACACGAATCGGGTCTCGAAGCTGCCCTTGGTCCTCAGCTGCTCAGAGGCCTCGCCGTGAAAGAGCAGGTCCTCGTTGACCAGCTTCAGGAGCACCAGGCGCACCAGCTCGCCCATATACTTCCCGCTGATGATCTTCTCGAAGCTGCGGGTGAGGAGTTGCGTCACAAGGAGAGAAGCGATGCGTCAAACACACCGCCTTCGCCATATGCCACCCTGGCCGCTATTACGGTGCTTAGCAAACATCCATTAGCGTCGCGGCCCGTAGGTCTGCAGTCCGCGAGTCAGATTGATGGGGGCTTTATGGCGGCCTACTGACAGGACGTCATAAAAAACAACCTGGCTGCCAGGAAACAATGCGAGAGCCAACAGAGGGAAGGATCAGCTGAGGTGAGTTAGCCTGATGGACATCTCTGGACAAAGGTTTGGTCTTCTTAGGAACACAAAACACATGGCTTCCTGTCCCCTAATTGCACCCTGAAGGCTGTTTGTGTGAAGTTGAACTGGAGATCATGCGTTTTAACATGGATTAATGTGCACTGAGCTTGCAGGACGCAAGGCTGTCAGTGCTAGATGTCCAATAGTCTGTCCTTTGTGTGACGTGTCCATGTGTTTTGGATGAAAAGAATGAAGATGTATGTGGGTTTGTGTGTTGGGAGAAACCAATGGAAATGTACATGGACATGTCAGAAGATGTAAAATAAGAAACTAGAGAAAAAGTAGCCCAGGAATGCAATGGGAGTGACTTACAGCTGCTGGCCAGGGTTGAGGGACATTTCATCTGCCTTGCGGTCGTACTCCAGGCGAAACTCCTCCAGCTCGCCATTGTCCCCAAACGCTCCCCACTCGGTGTTCACACACATGCGCCCCTCGTCACCCTCCACCAGCTCCACCATGTTCATCTCTTCCATGTAGCATGCATTGCACCCGGTGCCTAGGAGGAACCCAGCCAATCGGCACTTAACAAGATGTTGGGTGAAGCAATTTCCCATGATGCCCCAGGGCATGTTCCAAGATCAGCCACTTACCTACAATCATGCCAACTTCACAGTTGCGGTTCTCATAGTAGCAAGAGATCATGGTTGCTACGGTGTCATTCACCATGGCGACCACGTCCATCTCGAAGTCCTGAGAAAAACAGATTTCAGTCACTCAGTATATCTAATAGGATAAGCTGTTGgtgcaggatggatggatggatggatggattttaaacATTCCAGTTGACTTTGCTAGTTAAAGTTTAACTACATACATCAGCTGACCAGCAGTAGCTGACTCACCCCTCTCCTCTTGATGGCATCCCGGAGAAGTCCCACTACGTTGTTGCCCTCTGCTCCCGAGGCTTTGAAACCCTTGGTCCAGTTCAGCAAGATTCCCTGGATAAAGGttgggagaagggagcaggggATACGTCACGGCCACAGCTCCTGTTCCTCAGAGTGTCCGCGCCGTCAAGCCGCCACTGTACCCCTCACCGCATCCCTCACCGCATCCCTCACCGCATCCCTCACTTCACCCCTCACCGCATCCCTTCACCGCACCCCTCACCGCATCCCTCACTTCACCCCTCACCGCACCCCACACCGCACCCCTCACCGCTTCCCTCACCGCATCCCTCACCGCACCCCTCACCGCATCCCTCACCGCACCACTCACCGCATCCCTCACCGCACCCCTTCACCGCACCCCTCACCGCATCCCTCACCGCACCCCTTCACCGCACCCCTCACCTCACCCCTCACCGCATCCCTTCACCGCACCCCTCACCGCATCCCTCATTGCACCCCACACCGCACCCCTCACCGCACCCCTCACCGCACCCCACACCGCACCCCTCACCGCACCCCTCACCGCACCCCTCACCGCATCCCTCACCGCACCCCTCACTTCACCCCTCACTGCATTCCCTCACCACACCCCTCACCGCATCCCTCACTTCACCCCTCACCGCACCCCTCACTGCATCCCTCACCACACCCCTCACCTTGTCGATGTCTTCATGCCGCACGGGGAAGGAGAAGGTGAAGCCGAGGGGCAGCTTCTTGTGCTTCAGCTGGTGTTTAGCCAAGAAGTCAGAGATGCGTTCAGCAATGTAGTCAAAGAGCTTCACAGGGCGACAGGGAGGGAGTAAGAGAGACGGAAGGTCAACAGCCAGCGCTGAGGAGTAACGGCGCCTTTCAGACTGACTGGCTCTGGCCCAAACCGCACCATTTCTGCTGTGCCGGTCATGGCGTCCTCCGGGATTGAGTACATCTGTTGCTTGGTCTCCAGCTTCCAGCCAGTCTCCTCGTCCTCCCCAACTTTCACCAGCATCACTCGAAAGTTTGTCCCCCCAAGGTCCAGGGCCAGGAAATCTCCCACCTCTGTGAGGAACACCTCACCTTCAGTGAAACTGATAATGCAGGTTCAGTACTCCTGTACCTGCTGTGGCCATACTGTGGCCCTGAGGGGCTGGTGGAGGGGGGTGGTACGTACCCGAGCCCTCGGGGCTGGAGCGCACGTAGGTGGGAAGCATTTTGACGCTGGCCTCCTGGTGGGTCTCCAAGCGCAGCCCCCGCTCCATCTCACGCTGCAGTCGACGCATGACCTCCTCCAGATCAGCCTTCTCCAGGTTCAACTCGGACAGTATCTGATCCACCTGGGGCAGCCACCGGTGGAGGGGTTATCATTACACGTTCTTTCCTCacaacatttttttcttctgtttccgcTATAAATACACTTTGAATCCCTTTATGTTATCTCTATATCATTAAGTGGGTATGGAACATGGGTGAAAGGATGAACATTCATTAGCCAActtattccaaaaaaaaaagcaaattcaAAGATATATCAGCACTAATGTTCTTGCACTAAACATTCCATCAGGTTGACTTAGCTACTTAGCTCAGATCGGTCTCCTCGACGGTGTTGTGTCAGGAGCACGTTTTCCTGTGACCGCCTGAGGGACGGACCTTCGTAAAGACGGACCCCGCCTTACCATGAGGACTCTCTCCACCA
This is a stretch of genomic DNA from Paramormyrops kingsleyae isolate MSU_618 chromosome 7, PKINGS_0.4, whole genome shotgun sequence. It encodes these proteins:
- the gck gene encoding hexokinase-4, which gives rise to MPCARSCRPQRMRLARRRSSLVERVLMVDQILSELNLEKADLEEVMRRLQREMERGLRLETHQEASVKMLPTYVRSSPEGSEVGDFLALDLGGTNFRVMLVKVGEDEETGWKLETKQQMYSIPEDAMTGTAEMLFDYIAERISDFLAKHQLKHKKLPLGFTFSFPVRHEDIDKGILLNWTKGFKASGAEGNNVVGLLRDAIKRRGDFEMDVVAMVNDTVATMISCYYENRNCEVGMIVGTGCNACYMEEMNMVELVEGDEGRMCVNTEWGAFGDNGELEEFRLEYDRKADEMSLNPGQQLFEKIISGKYMGELVRLVLLKLVNEDLLFHGEASEQLRTKGSFETRFVSQIESDCGDRKQIYNVLTTLGLMPSELDCDIVRLVCERVSTRSAHMCAAGLAGIINRMRESRCQELLEITVGIDGSVYKLHPSFQEKFHAVVQELTPGCDITFIQSEEASGRGAALISAVASKMAAT